The sequence below is a genomic window from Rhizobium sp. NXC14.
GATATCCTGTAACGCATTCCGATTCTCCGAAAACGCTAAACCCGATCGCTGAACTTCACCTCTCGCCATCATGAGGTGAGAACTCCGTTTCGTCGCGGTGCCAGCCTTTGCACGAGGATGGTCTCGATACCGTCGGGCCGTCCGACGATCTGCCACAGCAGCAGCGCGAAGGCCCAGAAAATCGCCGCAACCGCGGCGCCGCAAACCGCCAGGCTGGCGATCAGGTTGAAGCCGACAGGCATGGCGGCGAGCATCGGCTGCACCCAGAGCAGGAAAGCGATCATCGGCACGCCAGCGGCCAGCGGCCGGCAAAAGGCGTTCAGCTGCGCGGCGAAACTCGCTCCGATCAGCCGCCGGGTGATGATGAGCGACGCGGCATAGGCGACGACCACGGCGATGATCCGAGCGCCGAGCGCGCCGGCCACCTGGAAATAGGCGATGCCAAGAATAGTCACCGGCACCCTGACGGCGAATTCGGCAAACATTCTGAGAGCGAGGGAACGGGTGTTATCCAGCACCATCGCCAATGCCGGAATGATATTCGTGGGAAGACCGAGCAGGCTGACAACGCAGAGCCATTGCAGGATCGGCGCGGCGGATGCCCATTTCTCGCCGACGAGGACGCGCACGGTCGGCTCGGCGAGCATGGCGAGCGCGATAAGAACGGGGGCTGCAACGAAGGTGATCGCGTTTGTCGCCTTCAGGTAGGCAGCGACCAGATTGCGGCGGTCTTCGACGGTGGAGAATCCCGCCATCAGCGGGCGCAGCAGCGGCCCGACGAAGGTTTGATACGGAATTCCGGCAATGTTGTCGGCGACGCTGAAGGCCCCGAATGTCGACAGGCCGGTAAAACGCGGCAAGAGCAGCCGGTCCAGCTGCCAGTTGATCGAATTCAGCACCTGCGACACGGTGTTCCAACTGATCATGTCCTGAAAATGCTTCCATTCCGACAGACTGAATGCCGGCCGCATCGGGGCAAAGACATAGGAGGTGATCATCGCCGCGGTCGGGCCTGAGACCGCGCCGACCGCGAGCCCCCAATAGCTGCCCGTCGCCACCGCCACGCCGACACCGAACAGCAATGTCGATCCCTTGGTAATCAGATCGAGCACGAATTCGCGCTTGAAATCGAACCGCTGCATGAAGAGCACCATCCGCGGGCTGACCATGCTGCGCATGGCAGGCGCGATCGAGAGAACGGCGACGAGGGCAAAAAGCCGGGGATCGCCGTAGATCAGGGCCATCGGCCAGGAGAGGACGATCATCAGCAGGCTGATAGCCGCCCCTCGAAGCAGGCTGAGAGTGAAAGCCGTGGCAAACATCTCTTTGGAAGGCGACGGCTGTCGCAGCAGAGCCTGCGTCAATGGCAGATCCAGAATCGTTTCGACGATGACGAGAACCGAGGTTGCAATGGCGACCAGACCGAAGTCCGCGGGACTCAAAAGCCTCGCCAGGATAAGCAGGCTCACAAAATCGAGCAGCCGCGCGAGGAACTTTCCGCTGATCGTCCAGATGCTTGCCGTCGCCGTTCTCTGAGATACGCTTGACATGATCTGCTATCTATTCCTCGTTGGCGGATTGAGACGGATTCAGTCGCGACCGCAAGATGACGCAGCTCCGGCCCCTGTTCTCAGCCCTGCCGTCTTCTCAGGCCCTCTGCGGATCGGTCGCCTCGGGCGGAAAGCTGTTGCTCAATGAGATCGGCCAGACGATCGCGGAACACGGCGGAGGAGAATTTCAGCGAGTGCGCGCGGATCGCTTGCGGATCGATATCGTCCTCGATTTCTTCGAATGCTGCCATCGTCTCCAGCAGCGCTTCCGTCGTCTGTTCGGCAAAGCGGAAGCCGACCTGCGGCGACGAAACGGTTTCCCTGGCGCCGCCGGCGTCGAAGGCGAGAACCGGACGGCCCGATGCCATGGCTTCCACTGGCAGGATGCCGAAATCCTCGGTGCCCGGAAACAGCAACGCGCGGCATCGCGACAGGTGGTCGCGCAGCACGTTGAAAGGCTGATGACCAAGGAACTGAACGGTCGGTCCGGCGATCGACTTCAGATAGGACAGCTGTTCTCCCTCGCCGATCACGACGAGCTTCCGGCCGGCCTCGGTGCAGGCGCGGACCGCAATATCAGGCCGCTTGTAGGTCGTCAGCTGCCCGGCATAGAGATAAAATTCGCCTTTACCCTTCCCCACCGCAAAGTCATCGGTCGCAACGGGCGGGTGGATGACGACGGATTCCCGGTCATAGAAGCGCCGGATGCGGCTTGCGACATAGTCGGAATTGGCGATGAAGGTATCGACGCGCGAAGCTGTCGTCACATCCCAGGCGCGCAGCATCGGCGCGGTGATCGACATCAAGGCACGACCTACCCAAGGCAGGCCATGACGGTAAACGTGGAATTGATCCCAGATGTAGCGCATCGGCGAATGGCAGTAGCAGACATGCAGCGCGTCGGCGCGCGTGATAATGCCTTTGGCCGGCCCGGATTCGCTCGACAGCACGAGATCGTAATCCTGCAGATCGAACTGCTCGAGCGCGAAGGGCATCAGCGGCAGCATCTTGGTGTAATGCCGCTGCGCGCCGGGGATCTTCTGCAGAAAGGAAGTGCGGATATTCCGCGTCTTTAGAAAGTCGCTGATGCGGTCCCGGTTGCAGACGAGGGTGAAGATGTCAGCCTGCGGAAACATGCGGCACAATTCTTCGACGACCTTCTCGCCGCCGCGCATCGAGACGAGCCAGTAATGGACGATAGCGACGCGCAGTTGCCCGGTCTCCTTGACGCTTCCTGCCTCGGCCAGGCGTCTCTTCGACATCACCGGCGCATCGCCGAGAAATGCCCTTGCGTCGGAAAGAGAGGTTGTTGCTTTGAAGGTCAAAGGAATGCTCCTTGTGTCGCCACACCGTCTGTCAGCTCGGGAACCGCATTCGTCGAAAGCAGCCTGCAATATTCGGCAAGGAGCGCGTCGCGCCATTGCTCATGCGTCGAGGCGAGATCCGGAGACATCAGGAAAGCCCTCTCGCTCATGGCGCGGATTTCATGCCTCGGCATTTGGCTAAAACGCATCAAGGCATCGGCAAAGACGATCTCATCACCCGTGTCGCAGGCGAATGCCATACCGGCCTGCTCCATTTCTTCGGCAAGGAATGCGTTGCGCGACATGATCACGGGGAGGCCGCTCCTCGCCGCTTCGATCGCCACGAGGCCGAACGGTTCGGGATAACGCGAGGGCATCAACAAGGCCCGCGCTTTGCGGATCGTGGTGCCGATCTCCGCATGCGATTGCCAGCCGACGGTCCTGACGTGATCGCCGGAAGCCTCAACCAAACCCCTCAGCGGCCCGTCACCGATCACGCAGAGCCTGGCACCCGCTCTTCGCGTCGCGGCCACGGCGTCCTCCACACCCTTTTCCTCATCGAGCCGTCCGATGAAGACGAACTCGTCGTTCGCCTCCGCCTCGATGCGCTGTTTCGACAGGGGAGCGACGGGATTGCGGATCGTCGTCATCCGGTCGGGCCGATAGCCGGCGCCGACGAGAAAGCTCGCCATTTTCTCATGCAGCAGGATGATCCGGCCGAAATCGGCCTGCGCCTTCAAAAGCCTGAGGATATTCGAGCCGCGGGCGACCCGCCACAATTTGTGCGAATAACTTCGCTTGTCGCACGCGGTCGCAATGCAGCCCGCACCGAGCGGACGCCGAAGGCAGATCTCTTGCGCCTGGTAATCGAAGAAGGCGCCATTGGGGCAGGCGGTGAAGAAGTCATGGGCGTGAACCAAACACCGTCCCGCGACCGGAGCCAATGCTCGGAAAAGCGCCGGTGACAGTATCTGATGCCAGCCATGTACGTGATAGACGGTTTTTGCCGTATCTTCTGCGGCAATCCAGTTGGCAACCATTCGGGTTGCCGCCCCATTATGAATGCCGGTCACGAAAGCCTTCGCGCGGTCGGCGCTCAGCAGATCGCGGCTGTTCAAGCCAACCATGGAGACACCAAGCGCAGCAAGCTCCGCGTTGGCCGCGTCATCCCCACAAATATAAGTGACGGGGATATCCAGGCCTCGAAAAAGCTTGGCTGACAGGACCGCCAACCCTGTTGCCCCGCCCCTGGCCACCGAGTAGTCGTCGATGACGACCACGCGATCAATGCTTGGCGTGCCGCCGCCGGGAAAGCGGCTGGCATTTGCGGCGAATCCGTGGACATCGGAAAGCGACGGGTGCATCACTTCACCGAAAACGCGCCGTTTACACAGGCCTCAAGCGCCTTGCGATTGAGAATTCTGATCTTGCCCTGCCCTCCGTCGATGATCTTGCATTCGCGCAGGCGCCGCAGGCACTGATTGACCTTCTCGCGGGACGCCGGCAGCGTTGCAGCCAGATCATTTTGCGAGATAATCACTTCGTCGCCGCTGTTTGCGGCATCTTTTCCGTAAACAGCCGAGAGCCGCAGCAGCGTGCTCGCCAATCTTGCCTGCAGCGTCGACGCCGCATTGGCGATGATCCTATCTTCAAG
It includes:
- a CDS encoding lipopolysaccharide biosynthesis protein, producing the protein MSSVSQRTATASIWTISGKFLARLLDFVSLLILARLLSPADFGLVAIATSVLVIVETILDLPLTQALLRQPSPSKEMFATAFTLSLLRGAAISLLMIVLSWPMALIYGDPRLFALVAVLSIAPAMRSMVSPRMVLFMQRFDFKREFVLDLITKGSTLLFGVGVAVATGSYWGLAVGAVSGPTAAMITSYVFAPMRPAFSLSEWKHFQDMISWNTVSQVLNSINWQLDRLLLPRFTGLSTFGAFSVADNIAGIPYQTFVGPLLRPLMAGFSTVEDRRNLVAAYLKATNAITFVAAPVLIALAMLAEPTVRVLVGEKWASAAPILQWLCVVSLLGLPTNIIPALAMVLDNTRSLALRMFAEFAVRVPVTILGIAYFQVAGALGARIIAVVVAYAASLIITRRLIGASFAAQLNAFCRPLAAGVPMIAFLLWVQPMLAAMPVGFNLIASLAVCGAAVAAIFWAFALLLWQIVGRPDGIETILVQRLAPRRNGVLTS
- a CDS encoding glycosyltransferase family 4 protein; its protein translation is MTFKATTSLSDARAFLGDAPVMSKRRLAEAGSVKETGQLRVAIVHYWLVSMRGGEKVVEELCRMFPQADIFTLVCNRDRISDFLKTRNIRTSFLQKIPGAQRHYTKMLPLMPFALEQFDLQDYDLVLSSESGPAKGIITRADALHVCYCHSPMRYIWDQFHVYRHGLPWVGRALMSITAPMLRAWDVTTASRVDTFIANSDYVASRIRRFYDRESVVIHPPVATDDFAVGKGKGEFYLYAGQLTTYKRPDIAVRACTEAGRKLVVIGEGEQLSYLKSIAGPTVQFLGHQPFNVLRDHLSRCRALLFPGTEDFGILPVEAMASGRPVLAFDAGGARETVSSPQVGFRFAEQTTEALLETMAAFEEIEDDIDPQAIRAHSLKFSSAVFRDRLADLIEQQLSARGDRSAEGLRRRQG
- a CDS encoding glycosyltransferase; amino-acid sequence: MMHPSLSDVHGFAANASRFPGGGTPSIDRVVVIDDYSVARGGATGLAVLSAKLFRGLDIPVTYICGDDAANAELAALGVSMVGLNSRDLLSADRAKAFVTGIHNGAATRMVANWIAAEDTAKTVYHVHGWHQILSPALFRALAPVAGRCLVHAHDFFTACPNGAFFDYQAQEICLRRPLGAGCIATACDKRSYSHKLWRVARGSNILRLLKAQADFGRIILLHEKMASFLVGAGYRPDRMTTIRNPVAPLSKQRIEAEANDEFVFIGRLDEEKGVEDAVAATRRAGARLCVIGDGPLRGLVEASGDHVRTVGWQSHAEIGTTIRKARALLMPSRYPEPFGLVAIEAARSGLPVIMSRNAFLAEEMEQAGMAFACDTGDEIVFADALMRFSQMPRHEIRAMSERAFLMSPDLASTHEQWRDALLAEYCRLLSTNAVPELTDGVATQGAFL